Sequence from the Epinephelus moara isolate mb chromosome 19, YSFRI_EMoa_1.0, whole genome shotgun sequence genome:
AGATGGCGACGGCTATAAAAAGCCCGCATGGAGCATCTCTGCACCGGACATTCACCACCACCACAGCCTGAGTCACAGCATGGACACCAGATTCGTCTTCCCGCACAGAAACACTCCAGATGAGTATCTACAATACAAGCCCAAACGCTCCGCATTAGACACCAGCGTCGCGTCCACGGGCATGAATCTGACCAAGCCGCTATCTGGAAAGTTTAATGAGAAAGAACTGATGCATGGCTTGAATGATCGTCTTGCAGGATTCATAGAGAAGGTGCACCATCTGGAGTACCAGAACCAGCTGCTGGAGAAGGAGATAGGGCAGATCAGGGGCAAAGCGAAGCCCGCATCCTGTTTGGAGGAGGAGTATGGACCGGAGCTGAGGAAGCTGAGAGAGCTGGTTCAAGACATCACTCATCAGAAGCACCAGATTGAAATCGAGCATCAGAATCTAGAGGAAGAGCTGTCCAACCTGAGGGGACAGTATGATCAGGAGGCGCGGAGCAGATCGGACGCAGAGAGCAGGATTGTGGTCCTCAAGAAGGACATCAGTGACGCGTATCAGGCGAAACTGCAGCTGGACAAGAAAGCCCAAACCCTCGTGGATGAAATCCACTTCCTAAAGAGGAACCATGAAGCAGAGGTGTCAGAGATGTGTGACCACATCCAGGATGCGCAGGTGACTGTCAGGGCGCATGAATTTGGCAACCCAGGCGTCACTGCGGCACTTCGGGACATAAGGGCACAACTGGAAGGTCATACCGTCTCTGACGTCCAGCAGATGGGAGAAACTTTCCGATCTCAGTTTGCAAGATTAACGGAGGCAGCTGAGATCAAGAGAGAGGCGTTAAAAGCGACCCAGCAGGAGATCCAGGAGTACAGGAGGCGTCTGCAGGCCAAGAACATCGAGCTGGACTGCGCTAAAGGCACCAGGGAAGCGCTGGAGAAGCAACTCCATGACGTGGAGGATCGCCACAAGGAGGAAATGATTCATTACCAGGTGAGAcagtttgtttatctgtttatttatttattgaccaCTTTCCACGTGATATGCAGTAACATGTATTTTCTCCTCTCTTGCTCCAGAACACCATCAAAGAACTTGAGAATGAGCTCATAAATTGCAAATTTGACATGTCTGCATACCTGCGGGAATACCAGGACCTGTTAAATGTGAAGATGGCCTTGGACGTGGAGATAATGTCTTACAGGTAAGGCGTACTGAATGCATTTACCTTAAATCCTTAAGGTAAAATAGTTCAAGTGACAGCCAGTGGTGCTCCCAGAAATTGTtcaggggtggccagatggggtgGCCAAGCAAACCAAAAGTtgtaactgaatttcaggaatcaAGTAGGCTGTTTTAGTCGTCTGTATAGGTTAGTTGAAAACGATGTCAATATTTAGAGCTAAGGAATTGtgtactgatatactttggcgTTTTATTTTGGCTTGAATCGTGAACGACAACGAATGTCAAACGCGATAATGCATCGTTTcatcttgtgtagtgtgtcatagtagacaacAACCGACGACACGTCTGGAACATGTTTGTTCGTGACTTCTCCCCGTCACAgccatcactttgaccaataggaacacagagcgctCTGCTGCCGTGGACAACTGTGTGGCAACATGTGcttttcttcataatggagggtataaaggaataaaatttaaaaaatagcagaggctaccagctccatttgaaacagactacctTATCAATGGacctttatttattattccgtctgtgtctttctgtgttTACTTTTCTGTTTGCCCTGGTAAATTTAATGCATCATGCACAACACCTCCTGTATATGTTGAAATTAAAAGCCCTTTATAATttcagttgagagaatcccttcattgtataaacaggcttttattgtgaagcatctgcaggaacttgttgtggaggattcagtgacttgcatagtttgcatgcagtgcttcaaatgtagctgtTGCCATCTGACGgcactttttacgttactacaataacatttcggctggcacatgaacagacacagtgactgaaataatagtaataatgataaaaataggaCACAACAAACAATATCAGGTACTGTATAGATATTATCATTCACCGTTATGACTCTACAGAATGAAGttgttgctgctggaaatgtaaaACTAAAACAGGAACTTTCCTGCACTGTATATAGGACTGTGATGTGGTCCGACCACTCTGGATTAGAGTATTAGAACTTTTAAGTTGTTGGCTTGGTTCAGAAATCAATTTAAAGTCCAAAGTTGTGTTTACTGGGGATCGGTTGCAAATACCAAACGTATCCAAACGTgcattttctgttattattgTGGGTCTAATAACTGTCTGTGGAGTTGTTCTAAGACACTGAAAAATAACAGAGGCCTTGGAATTGAAAGAATGTGTTAATGCAATGGTGGAAATAGCATCTTATGAATGTATGCTTAGTGGAATAAATGGTGATCAGGAGAAAGGAGTATCCCTTTAGGAATGGTTATGGACTCATATCAAAACAGAATATACGTAAACCTACATAATTATGATCTTCCTCTGTGACTATGTGACCCTGTTGAGTGATGTACGAGGACATACGTATGTGTGACATGttattgtttgttagtttgtttccttctctttccttcCAGATTATTTGCTAATTTTTCTTTATGTACTGGAGTCCACCTCCATATTATAAGAAAATATGTGCCAAAATAATATATGTATGCCATTTACCAACCCTttcaaaccaataaaaacttaaattatatacaaaaaaaataaaaacaaataagacaAGAATAACCCAATTACATCCCGAACGTTGTGAGAGACGACTGGGGATGATTGGTCGTGGACCATCGTGAAGTCTGTCAAGTCACAgtatgattttatgactccacaatcgcgtAATTTCACAGTGACTgccagaacagacaaaaatgtcgTGTAGCGTGAACCTGGCTTTAGGCGATtcatagtctgagtgggcggaagttcgctgcatagatcagcctctcattgggcggaacgagccacccgctgaagtcccgccctaccacctccggttctgtagcagttttcaaccattttcaacacgtcctttactaacttttgcggtgtttgatcttgtggggatgtagccatttttctgccatggttcgcgtcctgtaggcgatatttttgtgggtgtgttacaccaaaacctgtttcccccctggcaatatttttgcaagcgcagcgttgctgtggcaccacccagaacgattgtgattggttgaaagaaatacaagcagccggggcattttaaagtgagagtcggcccagccagacctttcttttcttgagaaaggtctggtgagcgagactaggcGATTCATTGTCCTTAAACTGGGCTGGTTCCCCCAATTCCCACTGGTGCACTAGTCATagtcatcattattattaccaAGGCATTTTAAAGTGACAAGCTCATTGAAAAACCTCATCCATAATATTCCTCGATAATCTTCATTCTTCATCATCTATTAAGAACACTGCATTTACGAATATTGCAGTTAAACAAAGTGAAGTGTCTACTGCAATCACAGCAATTACAATGGCAtactactgtaaaaacaaaaacatcaataatTTCCTAataagtataataataatatactaAAACGGCAAAAAACAAATCtatttaaagacataaaaagtaTCTAAATTCATCCATGTTACAATGTCTCCCCTTTTTTGCAGGAAACTCCTCTGTGGTGAGGAGGCTCGGCTCTCCACCATGTCAGAAACCCAAATCTCCCTGCCCTACATCTACCACCAGTCCCCCGTTTACACCCTGCCTTGCCTCAGCCGCCCGGGAGGCCCGCACAGACGAGCTGAGCCGCAGTACAAGTTTGTCGAGGAGATCATAACCGAGACCACCAGAGAAATTGAGATGTCAGAGTTTGAGGAGACAGGATCGGAGGAGACAGAGGTGGAAAAAGACGAGCAGGAGTGTACCAAAAGAGATAAAGGGGGCAGTGAGGAAGAGAGTGATAATAAAGACAGTCGAGAGGAGGAAGGTGAGCAGGTGTCTGATAGTGAGCCGAATCAAGTAGCATCAGCAGAAAATGTAGTGAATGGAGGTGACGATGGTGGGAAAGGTCAAGAAAGTAAAGAGGAGATTGAGGCAGTTGACGATGAAGGGGACAGTGGCATAGATAAAAATACCCAAAGTGAAGCTTTGTTAAGCGAGAGCCTTGATGAGGAAGGAAAGGAACATCAGAGAGTAGctgaaaaagaagagaaagaagctGCAGAGACAGTGGTAACAGTTCAGAATGATCTATCTTCAAAGCCAGAGG
This genomic interval carries:
- the LOC126406776 gene encoding neurofilament light polypeptide, whose product is MDTRFVFPHRNTPDEYLQYKPKRSALDTSVASTGMNLTKPLSGKFNEKELMHGLNDRLAGFIEKVHHLEYQNQLLEKEIGQIRGKAKPASCLEEEYGPELRKLRELVQDITHQKHQIEIEHQNLEEELSNLRGQYDQEARSRSDAESRIVVLKKDISDAYQAKLQLDKKAQTLVDEIHFLKRNHEAEVSEMCDHIQDAQVTVRAHEFGNPGVTAALRDIRAQLEGHTVSDVQQMGETFRSQFARLTEAAEIKREALKATQQEIQEYRRRLQAKNIELDCAKGTREALEKQLHDVEDRHKEEMIHYQNTIKELENELINCKFDMSAYLREYQDLLNVKMALDVEIMSYRKLLCGEEARLSTMSETQISLPYIYHQSPVYTLPCLSRPGGPHRRAEPQYKFVEEIITETTREIEMSEFEETGSEETEVEKDEQECTKRDKGGSEEESDNKDSREEEGEQVSDSEPNQVASAENVVNGGDDGGKGQESKEEIEAVDDEGDSGIDKNTQSEALLSESLDEEGKEHQRVAEKEEKEAAETVVTVQNDLSSKPEVPAEDEPLKKSDDGKKGDAEKDSFTPAQAKEPVDEPSAQVSKESDKPRELSSVQVQDKVTISETAETTADFTGEQKSNLSAETEQLSEGAQVSSSTNPKSEAKENSHTESKEISKSEAAKGEDKVAECVEDVSNKGQDKESSLKSDVTSLPDVQDQKPNSGDETQTVQTALPREKTAVNAEIKELHQGAPEGSQAEKSKLSEVSDKIKEPQGKTEKVESGKLDK